A single region of the Streptomyces sp. NBC_00425 genome encodes:
- a CDS encoding LacI family DNA-binding transcriptional regulator produces the protein MPHSARPTVTLRDVAAAAGVSVSTASRVLGGSSRTVAEEYRQRVVSAAAALRYTADAAARAMRRANDSIAVVGDDLTTPSMGMVAAAMERRARDAGAFVTVSSTHGTAERQLETVRLQRALRPRALILTSSRLDTKALGGRLLDELLGYEREGGRVVIVGDTDMPFDSISFDNHGPAKELATYVAGAGHRHVTILAGARGQGNVSARTAGFIAGLRDGGVEERHIRVSHCTVSRQGGFDAARRLVAEGLEPAHAVLAANDTIAIGAMSAFRTAGVAVPDEVSVTGFDDIELATDVTPRLTTVSLPLAQAGAEAVRLALADRTEAEHLMMRGQVVVRDSTAIRVV, from the coding sequence ATGCCCCATTCAGCCAGGCCGACCGTCACCCTGCGTGACGTGGCGGCGGCCGCCGGTGTGTCGGTCTCGACCGCGTCGCGAGTGCTGGGCGGCAGTTCCCGGACGGTCGCGGAGGAGTACCGGCAGCGGGTCGTCTCCGCCGCGGCCGCGTTGCGCTACACCGCGGACGCCGCGGCCCGGGCGATGCGGCGCGCGAACGACTCGATCGCGGTCGTCGGCGACGATCTCACGACTCCGTCGATGGGGATGGTCGCCGCGGCGATGGAACGGCGAGCGCGCGACGCGGGTGCGTTCGTGACCGTCTCGTCGACCCACGGCACCGCCGAGCGCCAGCTCGAAACCGTCCGGTTGCAGCGTGCTCTGCGGCCGCGTGCGCTCATTCTGACTTCGAGCCGCCTCGACACGAAGGCCCTCGGCGGGCGCCTGCTCGACGAGTTGCTGGGCTACGAACGCGAGGGCGGCCGGGTGGTGATCGTCGGTGACACCGACATGCCGTTCGACTCCATCAGCTTCGACAATCACGGCCCTGCGAAGGAGTTGGCCACCTACGTCGCCGGGGCGGGGCACCGGCATGTGACGATCCTCGCCGGCGCGCGCGGGCAGGGAAACGTCTCGGCCCGTACCGCGGGCTTCATCGCGGGTCTCCGCGACGGCGGCGTCGAGGAGCGGCACATCCGGGTCTCGCACTGCACGGTGAGCCGCCAGGGAGGGTTCGACGCGGCGCGCCGGTTGGTCGCCGAGGGGCTGGAGCCGGCCCACGCGGTCCTCGCCGCCAACGACACCATCGCCATCGGCGCGATGTCCGCCTTCCGTACTGCCGGGGTGGCGGTGCCGGACGAGGTCTCGGTGACCGGTTTCGACGACATCGAGCTCGCGACCGATGTGACACCGCGGCTGACGACCGTGTCGTTGCCGCTGGCGCAGGCAGGTGCCGAGGCGGTCCGCCTCGCACTCGCGGACCGTACGGAAGCAGAGCATCTGATGATGCGCGGGCAGGTCGTGGTGCGCGACAGCACCGCGATCCGCGTCGTCTGA
- a CDS encoding LacI family DNA-binding transcriptional regulator: MTLHDVARTAGVSQATASRVLNGSVRNVRQENVDRVLTAAAELDYAPHLSAQAIARGSTNIAALVVSGVDDPYFSSIAAGVTQAAEAAGLIVTMAVADRSPERELQIVGTLRGMRPRVIILTGSRVDGADARDALVEELQAYREAGGSVVLISQHDLPFHTVSIDNYGGARQLARALVGLGYRRFAVVRAGTHLRTSRDRCSGFVEGLREFGIDVDERLVVDAELSRRGGCEAARELVRRGLHGTELVFAVSDVMAIGVMTAFRDAGLVPGRDIAVAGFDDIGPAVDVVPELTSVTVPLQQVGLRAMELALSDDDAPRIVPVATNVVLRASTPPR, translated from the coding sequence GTGACCCTCCATGATGTGGCGCGGACAGCGGGCGTCTCACAGGCGACGGCGTCGCGCGTGCTCAACGGCAGCGTCCGCAACGTCCGGCAGGAGAACGTCGACCGTGTGCTCACCGCGGCCGCGGAACTGGACTACGCACCGCACCTGTCCGCCCAGGCGATCGCGCGGGGTTCGACGAACATCGCCGCGCTGGTCGTCAGCGGTGTCGACGACCCGTACTTCTCCTCCATCGCGGCCGGCGTGACGCAGGCGGCCGAGGCCGCCGGACTCATCGTGACCATGGCGGTCGCGGACCGCTCGCCGGAGCGGGAACTCCAGATCGTCGGGACGCTGCGCGGCATGCGCCCCCGCGTCATCATCCTGACCGGCAGCCGCGTCGACGGCGCCGATGCCCGCGACGCACTCGTCGAGGAGCTCCAGGCCTACCGGGAAGCGGGCGGCAGCGTAGTCCTGATCAGCCAGCACGACCTGCCGTTCCACACCGTCAGCATCGACAACTACGGTGGAGCGCGGCAGCTTGCCCGCGCGCTGGTCGGGCTCGGCTACCGCCGGTTCGCGGTGGTCCGGGCGGGGACCCACCTCAGGACCTCCCGTGACCGGTGCAGCGGTTTCGTGGAGGGCCTGCGCGAGTTCGGCATCGACGTCGACGAGCGGCTGGTGGTCGATGCCGAGCTCAGTCGGCGAGGGGGGTGTGAGGCGGCCCGGGAGCTCGTCCGGCGGGGACTGCACGGTACGGAACTCGTCTTCGCGGTCAGCGACGTCATGGCGATCGGTGTCATGACCGCATTCCGTGACGCGGGGCTTGTCCCTGGCCGGGACATCGCCGTCGCCGGCTTCGACGACATCGGCCCGGCGGTGGACGTCGTCCCGGAGCTGACGTCCGTGACCGTTCCTCTGCAGCAGGTCGGGCTCCGTGCGATGGAGCTCGCGCTCTCCGACGACGACGCCCCGCGGATCGTACCGGTCGCCACGAACGTCGTTCTGCGGGCGAGCACACCCCCTCGATGA
- a CDS encoding alpha/beta hydrolase, translating to MEMPYRPLPIDQSDVRYLHGPDSAPQPGVPAGETVEFEWRGSEVYPGTVRKFWVHVPAQYDPAESASLMVFQDGWWYLDPAGEVRGAIVLDNLVHRGDIPVTIGVFVDPGVFTDAENPKNRNNEYDAFDDRYVTFLLTEIIPQVEERYTIAQSPERWGICGGSSGGNCAFTAAWLRPDKFRRVIGYLSSFAQMPDGNPYPDLISRVPRKPLRIFMQGGHRDLQWNEPQWNWLAENLRVAAALAEAGYDFRLVLGDGGHSPNHGGVLLPDALRWLWRPNGD from the coding sequence ATGGAGATGCCCTACCGGCCACTTCCGATCGACCAGTCCGACGTGCGCTACCTCCACGGACCCGATTCCGCACCACAGCCGGGTGTGCCCGCTGGTGAGACGGTCGAGTTCGAGTGGAGGGGCAGCGAGGTCTACCCGGGAACCGTCCGGAAGTTCTGGGTCCATGTGCCTGCACAGTACGACCCGGCGGAATCGGCATCCTTGATGGTGTTCCAGGACGGATGGTGGTATCTGGACCCCGCCGGGGAGGTACGCGGCGCGATCGTCCTGGACAACCTCGTTCACCGCGGCGACATCCCCGTCACCATCGGCGTGTTCGTCGATCCCGGCGTCTTCACCGATGCGGAGAACCCGAAGAACCGCAACAACGAGTACGACGCCTTCGACGACCGGTACGTCACCTTCCTCCTCACCGAGATCATCCCGCAGGTTGAGGAGCGCTATACCATCGCCCAGTCACCCGAAAGGTGGGGCATCTGCGGCGGGAGCAGCGGCGGCAACTGCGCCTTTACCGCCGCGTGGCTGCGGCCGGACAAGTTCCGCCGCGTCATCGGGTACCTGTCCAGCTTCGCGCAGATGCCGGACGGCAACCCCTACCCGGACCTCATCTCCCGCGTGCCCCGCAAGCCGCTGCGCATCTTCATGCAAGGCGGCCACCGCGACCTGCAGTGGAACGAGCCACAGTGGAACTGGCTCGCCGAAAACCTGCGCGTGGCAGCCGCTCTCGCCGAAGCGGGCTACGACTTCCGACTGGTCCTGGGAGACGGCGGACACAGCCCCAACCACGGCGGCGTCCTGCTGCCGGACGCGCTGCGCTGGCTGTGGCGGCCCAACGGCGATTGA
- a CDS encoding TetR family transcriptional regulator: MTDSARASAQSATKPPGLRERMRATVRKEVVEVALRLFIEQGFDGTTVDQIAGEVGLSRASLFRYFGTKEDMVLQGLEETGLQIAEAFAARPDTERPWEALRRAFDVLTQANEQAPEQTLAYLRMLQETPSLRARHFEKQLSWQAMLEPEIARRLGVSADQPEEVGPNSLSGAALACLDAAATGWVACEGAVPLAVLLDRAMDTLTE, from the coding sequence ATGACCGACTCCGCCCGCGCCTCCGCCCAGTCCGCGACCAAGCCGCCCGGCCTGCGGGAGCGTATGCGTGCGACGGTCCGGAAGGAAGTCGTCGAGGTCGCGCTCCGGCTCTTCATCGAGCAGGGATTCGACGGGACGACCGTCGACCAGATCGCCGGTGAGGTCGGGCTGTCGCGTGCCAGCCTATTCCGGTACTTCGGCACCAAAGAAGACATGGTCTTGCAGGGCTTGGAGGAGACTGGCCTGCAGATCGCGGAGGCGTTCGCCGCCCGCCCCGACACCGAGCGTCCCTGGGAGGCGCTGCGCAGGGCGTTCGACGTCCTGACGCAGGCGAACGAGCAGGCCCCCGAGCAGACACTCGCCTACCTGCGCATGCTCCAGGAGACTCCGTCACTGCGCGCCCGGCACTTCGAGAAGCAGCTGAGCTGGCAGGCGATGCTGGAGCCGGAGATCGCCCGGCGGCTCGGCGTCAGCGCCGACCAGCCGGAGGAGGTCGGGCCGAACTCGCTTTCCGGGGCCGCGCTCGCCTGTCTGGATGCGGCCGCGACGGGCTGGGTGGCCTGCGAGGGCGCCGTGCCCCTGGCCGTACTGCTCGACCGCGCGATGGACACGCTGACGGAATAG
- a CDS encoding FAD-dependent oxidoreductase — protein MTRLPAKRGRVAVIGAGPGGMAAALSIHQAGHDVVLFERYPQARPAGNILNLWPPPIKALGLLGVNTEDLGAPCTSEFRNARGRRRVRATLPEQVVRDYGGGFVGLLRPELYERLLDALPKGVLRVNHTVESVEQDESGVRLHLADGRVHEADLVIGADGIDSLVRRTLWGDSPKREHNLHIFGGYTFDDSVETEPGMCVLSHTRTVQGSWTSIRDKGRDGHQWWVLEAFDASREFTGDLHSTATGLGQAFAHPLPQLIAATDTAHVQRWVIRDRKPLKQWSKGRATLVGDAAHPTSPYAGYGAGMATEDGYFIGRHLAGVDLSDYVAVRQALDAFEAPRKPHTARQSQHAYALGQVFHHAPRALQPIRDVILDRTPLMQKVVGDSTPVSILTQLGEIDRAEARFTALLGGGGEAHDTDTAS, from the coding sequence ATGACGAGACTTCCCGCCAAACGCGGCCGCGTCGCCGTGATCGGTGCCGGACCCGGTGGCATGGCCGCCGCACTGTCCATCCATCAGGCCGGCCACGACGTCGTACTGTTCGAGCGCTACCCGCAGGCCAGACCCGCCGGCAACATCCTCAACCTGTGGCCGCCCCCCATCAAGGCACTCGGGCTGCTCGGAGTGAACACCGAGGACCTGGGTGCGCCCTGCACGTCCGAGTTCCGCAACGCCCGCGGCCGCCGCCGGGTCCGCGCGACCCTTCCGGAACAGGTTGTCCGCGACTACGGCGGCGGCTTCGTCGGCCTGCTGCGCCCCGAGTTGTACGAGCGGCTGCTCGACGCGCTCCCCAAGGGAGTCCTGCGGGTCAACCACACAGTGGAGAGCGTCGAGCAGGACGAGAGCGGTGTTCGACTGCACCTCGCGGACGGACGAGTCCACGAGGCGGACCTCGTGATCGGCGCGGACGGCATCGATTCCCTGGTCCGCCGCACCCTGTGGGGCGACAGCCCCAAGCGCGAGCACAACCTGCACATCTTCGGCGGCTACACCTTCGACGACAGCGTCGAGACCGAGCCCGGGATGTGCGTCCTCTCCCACACCCGCACGGTGCAGGGCAGTTGGACCTCCATCCGCGACAAGGGACGTGACGGCCACCAGTGGTGGGTTCTCGAAGCCTTCGACGCAAGCCGGGAATTCACCGGTGACCTGCATTCGACCGCGACCGGCCTCGGTCAGGCCTTCGCCCACCCGCTCCCTCAGCTGATCGCCGCGACCGACACCGCACACGTTCAGCGCTGGGTGATCCGCGACCGCAAGCCGCTGAAGCAGTGGTCCAAGGGCCGCGCCACCCTTGTCGGCGACGCCGCTCATCCCACCTCCCCGTACGCCGGGTACGGCGCCGGTATGGCCACCGAGGACGGTTATTTCATCGGCCGACACCTGGCAGGGGTGGACCTGAGCGACTACGTCGCCGTCCGCCAGGCACTCGACGCCTTCGAGGCCCCCCGCAAGCCGCACACCGCCCGGCAGTCCCAGCACGCCTACGCCCTCGGGCAGGTCTTCCATCACGCGCCGCGCGCTCTGCAACCGATCCGGGACGTGATCCTGGACCGCACGCCACTGATGCAGAAGGTGGTCGGCGATTCCACCCCCGTATCGATCCTCACTCAGCTCGGTGAGATCGACCGGGCCGAAGCCCGCTTCACCGCGCTCCTCGGCGGCGGCGGCGAGGCACATGACACCGACACCGCTTCCTGA
- a CDS encoding fumarylacetoacetate hydrolase family protein — protein sequence MRFATYEQHGRSRLATVEDDGVLHPCPGRASLLDLVQAGPEALLEAGNTSLDVPRGPHVSEVRLLPPLQPPSVRDFVTFEEHVEGVRRSIDGVPGAPDAWYDAPTFYFTNPYAVIGAHDDVPVPPGSQVLDFELEVAAVIGREGRDLAPEQTRHHIIGYTIYNDWSARDLQSREMQVRLGPCKGKDTATTLGPYLVTADELEPYRDSDGFLRLALTAEINGEVVGQDLLSNMSWTFEEMTAYASRGTWVRPGDVLGSGTCGNGGCLAELWGVRGRQDPPPLKPGDTVTLTVEGIGTVSNTVVPGAEPVAVPRARTRPRTRP from the coding sequence ATGCGTTTCGCCACGTACGAACAGCACGGCCGCAGCCGTCTCGCCACCGTCGAGGACGACGGTGTCCTCCACCCCTGCCCCGGCCGAGCCTCGCTTCTCGATCTGGTCCAGGCCGGTCCCGAGGCGCTGCTCGAGGCGGGCAACACAAGCCTGGACGTGCCGCGCGGGCCGCACGTCTCCGAGGTGCGACTGCTGCCGCCGCTCCAACCGCCGTCCGTACGCGACTTCGTCACCTTCGAGGAACACGTCGAGGGTGTACGGCGAAGCATCGACGGAGTCCCGGGCGCCCCGGACGCCTGGTACGACGCGCCCACCTTCTACTTCACCAACCCCTACGCCGTCATCGGCGCTCACGACGACGTCCCCGTGCCGCCCGGCAGCCAGGTGCTGGACTTCGAGCTCGAAGTCGCCGCCGTCATCGGCCGCGAGGGCCGCGACCTCGCCCCCGAGCAGACCCGCCACCACATCATCGGCTACACCATCTACAACGACTGGTCCGCCCGCGACCTCCAGTCCCGCGAGATGCAGGTCCGCCTCGGCCCCTGCAAGGGCAAGGACACCGCCACCACCCTCGGCCCCTACCTCGTCACCGCGGACGAACTGGAGCCCTACCGCGACAGCGACGGATTCCTGCGGCTGGCGCTGACCGCCGAGATCAACGGCGAGGTCGTCGGCCAGGACCTGCTGTCCAACATGAGCTGGACCTTCGAGGAGATGACCGCCTACGCCTCCCGCGGCACCTGGGTACGCCCCGGCGACGTACTCGGCTCCGGCACCTGCGGCAACGGCGGTTGCCTCGCCGAACTCTGGGGGGTACGCGGCCGCCAGGACCCGCCGCCGCTCAAGCCCGGCGACACCGTCACCCTCACCGTCGAGGGCATCGGCACCGTCTCCAACACCGTGGTACCCGGGGCTGAACCGGTGGCCGTCCCTCGCGCCCGTACGCGCCCGCGAACGCGCCCGTGA
- a CDS encoding VOC family protein, whose amino-acid sequence MSTRLLTHLRHVDLAVPDYDKQLDFYAGVWGLTKVAEDSGISFLAAEGSPEQYIVRLRKAEEKRLDLISYGAANPADVDTLAEQLLAGGVQLICQPGKVDTPGGGYGFRFFDIDGRTIEVSADVEARRHRRIEEKESIPVRLSHVVLNSPDINATRAWYEQHLDFRLSDTMALPHMGDVMHFMRISNQHHSMAIASGPHASLQHLSFEMRGIDEYMRGSGRVMRSGARKIWGPGRHMAGDNTFTYFLDPHGNTVEYTTELEKLDEDTWHPHIYDLTKPENADQWGTSNPMNEMVAKEMLNDVDRGVFVAPPV is encoded by the coding sequence ATGAGCACACGTCTGCTCACCCACCTGCGCCACGTCGACCTGGCCGTGCCGGACTACGACAAGCAGCTCGACTTCTACGCCGGCGTCTGGGGCCTGACCAAGGTCGCCGAGGACTCCGGCATCTCCTTCCTGGCCGCCGAGGGCTCCCCCGAGCAGTACATCGTCCGGCTGCGCAAGGCCGAGGAGAAGCGCCTCGACCTCATCTCCTACGGCGCCGCGAACCCCGCCGACGTGGACACCCTCGCCGAGCAACTCCTCGCGGGTGGCGTGCAGTTGATCTGCCAACCGGGCAAGGTCGACACCCCCGGCGGCGGCTACGGCTTCCGCTTCTTCGACATCGACGGCCGCACCATCGAGGTCTCGGCCGACGTCGAGGCGCGCCGGCACCGTCGTATCGAGGAGAAGGAGTCCATCCCGGTCCGCCTCTCGCACGTCGTCCTGAACTCCCCCGACATCAACGCCACCCGCGCCTGGTACGAGCAGCACCTCGACTTCCGGCTGTCCGACACGATGGCCTTGCCGCACATGGGCGACGTCATGCACTTCATGCGGATCAGCAACCAGCACCACTCCATGGCCATCGCCAGCGGTCCGCACGCCTCCCTGCAGCACCTCTCCTTCGAGATGCGCGGCATCGACGAGTACATGCGCGGCTCCGGCCGCGTGATGCGCTCCGGCGCCCGCAAAATCTGGGGCCCCGGGCGGCACATGGCGGGCGACAACACCTTCACCTACTTCCTCGACCCGCACGGCAACACCGTCGAGTACACCACCGAACTCGAAAAGCTGGACGAGGACACCTGGCACCCGCACATCTACGACCTGACAAAGCCCGAGAACGCCGACCAGTGGGGCACGTCCAACCCGATGAACGAGATGGTCGCCAAGGAGATGCTCAACGACGTCGACCGCGGCGTCTTCGTCGCTCCGCCGGTCTGA
- a CDS encoding amidohydrolase family protein — protein MNPVSPQSSAPTIDVHAHVLLPPVEDAVAGHPGLAAARDLDARRNGPEAIAVSGPMFRDRFPRLTDVKARLAAMDASGVDVQLVSPSPSHYHYWADEDLARTVCELANEGTAAHVAQAPERLHGLGLVPLQHPGLAVEALDHALGLGLRGVEISSHAPGRELSDPAYEPFWTRAEETGAILFLHPFGCTLDERLNRWYLSNTVGQPTENAVALSHLIFSGVLDRHPGLRIVAAHGGGYLPTHIGRSDHAWLARTDTRGCAHPPSSYLRQLYFDSLVHDPDVLRELIRVAGPDRVLLGSDFPFDMGTDDPLGALRDVTDLPASHFHAVRGSNAAALLRLVRTV, from the coding sequence GTGAATCCCGTGAGTCCCCAGAGCAGCGCACCCACGATCGACGTCCACGCGCACGTCCTGCTCCCGCCAGTCGAGGACGCTGTCGCCGGACACCCCGGGCTGGCCGCGGCCCGCGATCTCGACGCCCGCCGCAACGGCCCCGAGGCCATCGCCGTCAGCGGGCCGATGTTCCGGGACCGCTTCCCGAGGCTGACCGACGTCAAGGCCCGGCTCGCCGCGATGGACGCCTCCGGAGTCGACGTCCAACTGGTCTCGCCGTCTCCGTCGCACTACCACTACTGGGCCGACGAGGACCTGGCCCGTACGGTGTGCGAACTGGCCAACGAAGGCACCGCCGCGCACGTCGCCCAGGCACCGGAACGGCTGCACGGCCTCGGCCTCGTCCCGCTCCAGCACCCGGGGCTCGCCGTCGAAGCCCTCGATCACGCCCTCGGTCTGGGCCTGCGCGGTGTCGAGATCTCGAGCCACGCGCCGGGACGCGAACTGTCGGACCCCGCGTACGAGCCGTTCTGGACACGGGCCGAGGAAACCGGCGCGATCCTCTTCCTGCACCCCTTCGGCTGCACGCTCGACGAGCGCCTCAACCGCTGGTACCTGTCCAACACCGTCGGCCAACCGACCGAGAACGCGGTTGCCCTGTCCCATCTGATCTTCTCCGGCGTCCTGGACCGGCACCCGGGGCTGCGCATCGTCGCCGCCCACGGAGGCGGCTATCTGCCCACCCACATCGGCCGCTCCGACCACGCCTGGCTCGCCCGCACCGACACCCGCGGCTGCGCGCACCCGCCCAGCAGCTACCTCAGGCAGCTGTACTTCGACTCCCTCGTTCACGACCCGGACGTCCTGCGCGAGCTGATCCGGGTGGCCGGCCCAGACCGGGTCCTGCTCGGCTCCGACTTCCCCTTCGACATGGGCACCGACGACCCGCTCGGCGCGCTGCGCGACGTCACAGACCTGCCCGCCTCCCACTTCCACGCCGTACGCGGCAGCAACGCGGCAGCGCTGCTCCGCCTTGTCCGAACCGTCTGA
- a CDS encoding FAD-dependent oxidoreductase: MNDPRSRTVLVIGGGVSGNAVTVLLRRAGIAVELIEAKPDWNVLGSGITLQGNALRVLREVGVWDEVRESGYAVDAVGMAAPDGTVFHLQQDFRTGGDDLPSIFGMQRPRLQEILCEAVRESGAAIRLGATAEELVQDASGVTARFSDGTEGRYDLVIAADGVGSRTRAMIGISDKPEPTGMAIWRVPVPRPESVERMTLAYGGPCYIAGYCPTSKNTIYAYLAEANRDRASIDPASYADEMRRLAAPYGGAWPEIAASITDPAQVNYTWFERLLVEGSWHRGRVVLIGDAAHVCPPTLAQGAAMSLEDASVLAEMLTAEQDWGSLDALLTGFYERRIGRVRMVVEASVQLGQWQLDGVRDADAPGLMSRTMSALQETP; this comes from the coding sequence ATGAACGACCCCCGTTCCCGCACCGTCCTGGTCATAGGCGGAGGCGTGTCCGGCAACGCCGTGACCGTGCTGCTGCGGCGGGCGGGCATCGCCGTGGAACTGATCGAGGCCAAGCCCGACTGGAACGTGCTCGGCTCCGGCATCACCCTCCAGGGCAACGCGCTGCGCGTGCTGCGTGAAGTCGGCGTATGGGACGAGGTCCGGGAGAGCGGTTACGCCGTCGACGCCGTCGGCATGGCCGCGCCAGACGGGACCGTGTTCCACCTCCAGCAGGACTTCCGCACCGGTGGGGACGACCTGCCCTCGATCTTCGGCATGCAGCGGCCGCGGCTGCAGGAGATTCTGTGTGAGGCCGTTCGCGAGAGCGGCGCGGCGATACGCCTCGGCGCCACCGCCGAGGAACTGGTCCAGGACGCGTCCGGCGTCACCGCCCGGTTCAGCGACGGCACCGAGGGCCGCTACGACCTCGTCATCGCCGCCGACGGCGTCGGCTCCCGCACGCGCGCGATGATCGGCATCAGCGACAAGCCCGAACCGACCGGCATGGCCATCTGGCGCGTCCCCGTGCCCCGCCCCGAGAGCGTGGAGCGCATGACCCTGGCCTACGGCGGACCGTGCTACATCGCCGGCTACTGCCCCACCAGCAAGAACACCATCTACGCCTACCTCGCCGAGGCCAACCGCGACCGCGCCTCCATCGACCCGGCCTCGTACGCGGACGAGATGCGGCGGCTGGCCGCGCCCTACGGGGGTGCGTGGCCGGAGATCGCAGCGAGCATCACCGACCCCGCCCAGGTCAACTACACCTGGTTCGAGCGGCTGCTCGTCGAGGGCTCCTGGCACCGCGGCCGGGTCGTCCTGATCGGTGACGCGGCCCACGTCTGTCCTCCCACGCTCGCCCAGGGCGCGGCCATGTCCCTTGAGGACGCCTCCGTACTGGCCGAGATGCTGACCGCAGAGCAGGACTGGGGTTCCCTGGACGCCCTCCTGACCGGCTTCTACGAACGCCGGATCGGCCGTGTCCGCATGGTGGTCGAAGCATCCGTGCAACTCGGTCAGTGGCAGCTGGACGGCGTCCGTGACGCCGACGCACCCGGTCTGATGAGCCGCACGATGTCCGCCCTCCAGGAGACCCCGTGA
- a CDS encoding cyclase family protein yields the protein MSADRVDGIDRTDPEAAIAEAAKAYSNWGRWGEDDVLGTLNFLDEAKRREGAALIRDGVSFSLSQAFDMDGPQKGWRRRTNPVHTMLATGTDAALGGQGFPHGFGGADDVIAMPLQCSTQWDGLGHIFDHGKAWNGRRAEKVVTCEGDLVTGIEHMAPHVAGRGVLLDVGLVIGQDGELPDGFAITEDHLTATAEAHGVTVGRGDLALVRTGRLARARREGWGDYAGGPAPGLSFSTAGWLHRSEIAGIATDTWGFEVRPNEFDHAFQPLHQVCIPHIGLLIGEMWDLDALAAHCAADGRYAFWLTAAPLPITGSVGSPVNPIAVK from the coding sequence ATGAGCGCCGACCGTGTCGACGGCATCGACCGTACGGATCCCGAGGCGGCGATCGCCGAGGCCGCGAAGGCGTACTCGAACTGGGGCCGCTGGGGCGAGGACGACGTGCTCGGCACGCTCAACTTCCTCGACGAGGCCAAGCGCCGCGAGGGCGCGGCCCTGATCCGCGACGGTGTCAGCTTCTCCTTGTCACAGGCCTTCGACATGGACGGCCCGCAGAAGGGCTGGCGGCGGCGTACCAATCCGGTGCACACCATGCTCGCCACCGGCACCGACGCAGCCCTGGGCGGCCAGGGCTTCCCGCACGGTTTCGGTGGCGCCGACGACGTGATCGCCATGCCCCTGCAGTGCTCCACCCAATGGGACGGGCTCGGGCACATCTTCGATCACGGCAAGGCGTGGAACGGCCGCCGGGCGGAGAAGGTCGTCACCTGCGAAGGCGACCTGGTCACCGGCATCGAGCACATGGCTCCGCACGTCGCCGGGCGGGGCGTCCTCCTCGACGTGGGCCTGGTCATCGGCCAGGACGGCGAACTGCCCGACGGCTTCGCCATCACCGAGGACCACCTGACCGCGACAGCCGAGGCGCACGGCGTGACCGTCGGCCGTGGCGACCTGGCCCTCGTGCGCACCGGGCGGCTGGCCCGCGCCCGTCGCGAAGGCTGGGGCGACTATGCGGGCGGACCGGCTCCGGGGCTGAGCTTCAGTACGGCCGGCTGGCTGCACCGGAGCGAGATCGCCGGGATCGCCACCGACACCTGGGGCTTCGAGGTGCGGCCCAACGAGTTCGACCACGCCTTCCAGCCGCTGCACCAGGTGTGCATCCCCCACATCGGTCTGCTCATCGGTGAGATGTGGGACCTCGACGCCCTCGCCGCACACTGCGCGGCCGACGGCCGGTACGCGTTCTGGCTCACCGCCGCGCCCCTGCCCATCACCGGGTCCGTCGGCTCACCGGTGAATCCCATCGCCGTCAAGTAA